ATTTCCACGTATGTCGATTTGCTCCCTTAATGGTAAACCAGCACGCTCTGGTTATCAGGTTATTGAACGTTTATATCATACACAAGAAAATGGAACGTTATTACCTTTAACCCGCGTACAATTTATGCCTGAAACAGGAAGGACTCATCAACTACGTATTCACAGCCAGTTTATAGGGCATCCTATTTTAGGTTGTGATTTATATGGTGGGTGCGACTGCGACTTAATTGAAGAAACTAAACGGGCTCCAAGACTCATGCTTCATGCGAGTGAACTTCATTTTGTTCACCCTATTAGCCAAGCACCAATAAAAGCGCGTTGCGAGAGCCCGTTTTAAATATCGATATTAGAGTTTAAGTGCTTTTACGGTTTCCTCAATATCAAGTTCATCTTCCGTAAAAACTATCTCTGTACCGTGCATTGTGGTGATCGCAAGCTTTCTCAACATACGCATATCATTAGCGTTATCTGCTGATTTGGGTCTAATGCTATTCATTAAAATACCCACAGAAAGTACCGTATTTTCTTTATCAATACGCGTATCGGCAGGCACTTCTTCACTGTAAATTCGATAGGATTTAATTGACGTTAGCTTAATTCGCTCGCCTGCAATATAAACGTATTTGCTATCAGGTATCACTTTAACCGCATACGCAGATAAACCTTTGGTATTGGTGGTCGGTTCAAAGGTGACATTTGCATCTACCTTTATCAACGCAGGGTTGGCAACTTTAATCACATGAAAATAACGGTTGTCACCATTTTCATCTTTAATAAATCCAAAACCTTTATCTTCAAACCACTTTGTGATTATTCCGTTCATTGCCATTATCGCCTACTTAATCGTTTTATCTA
This genomic stretch from Proteus vulgaris harbors:
- a CDS encoding cold-shock protein, with translation MAMNGIITKWFEDKGFGFIKDENGDNRYFHVIKVANPALIKVDANVTFEPTTNTKGLSAYAVKVIPDSKYVYIAGERIKLTSIKSYRIYSEEVPADTRIDKENTVLSVGILMNSIRPKSADNANDMRMLRKLAITTMHGTEIVFTEDELDIEETVKALKL